A window from Cryptomeria japonica chromosome 1, Sugi_1.0, whole genome shotgun sequence encodes these proteins:
- the LOC131073153 gene encoding probable sugar phosphate/phosphate translocator At4g32390, with protein sequence MAAEMGIVRKILISYAYVGLWIFLSSTVILFNKFILDKKLYNWPFPISLTMIHMAFCSVLAFALVGVFKIVKPVGMTKKIYVSSVIPISALYCLSLWLSNSAYIYLSVSFIQMLKALMPVAVYSIGVLLKKESFSSKTMTNMVGISVGVGIAAYGEALFNTLGVMLQLGAVVFEATRLVLIQILLTANGITLNPITTLYYVAPCCFVFLCIPWAIVEYPVLIASSSFYLDFKLFSANCLCAFLLNLAVFLLVGKTSALTMNVAGVVKDWILIAISWSVIKDRVTGVNLIGYFLAFLGVCFYNHLKLQLFNAKQSEKRVLDGEKEANSLLEESPHAQSEGNHDTGFGDRNV encoded by the coding sequence ATGGCAGCAGAGATGGGAATTGTGAGAAAAATCCTAATAAGCTATGCTTATGTTGGGCTATGGATATTCTTGAGTTCTACAGTCATACTATTCAATAAATTCATTTTGGACAAGAAGTTGTACAATTGGCCCTTTCCAATAAGCCTCACCATGATTCACATGGCCTTTTGTTCTGTTCTTGCTTTTGCATTGGTTGGTGTGTTCAAGATTGTTAAGCCTGTGGGCATGACAAAGAAAATATATGTTTCTTCAGTGATACCCATTAGTGCACTCTATTGTTTGAGCCTATGGCTATCAAATTCTGCCTATATATACCTGTCTGTGTCCTTTATCCAGATGCTCAAGGCCCTCATGCCTGTTGCAGTCTATTCCATTGGAGTTCTGTTAAAGAAGGAATCATTTAGTTCTAAAACAATGACCAACATGGTTGGAATCTCTGTAGGGGTTGGCATTGCTGCATATGGAGAGGCACTGTTCAATACGTTGGGGGTCATGTTGCAGCTGGGTGCAGTTGTTTTTGAAGCAACAAGGTTAGTTTTGATTCAGATACTTCTGACTGCCAATGGGATTACACTGAATCCCATTACTACATTGTATTATGTTGCACCTTGCTGTTTTGTGTTCCTGTGTATTCCTTGGGCTATAGTTGAGTACCCAGTTTTAATAGCCTCTTCttccttttatcttgattttaAACTCTTTAGTGCCAATTGTCTATGTGCCTTTCTGCTTAACTTGGCAGTGTTTCTTCTTGTGGGTAAAACATCTGCCCTAACAATGAATGTTGCAGGGGTGGTGAAGGATTGGATTCTTATTGCTATTTCATGGTCTGTGATTAAGGATAGAGTTACTGGGGTTAATTTGATCGGGTATTTTTTGGCATTTTTGGGGGTTTGTTTCTACAATCATTTGAAATTGCAGTTATTTAATGCTAAGCAATCTGAGAAAAGGGTCTTAGATGGAGAGAAAGAAGCAAACAGTTTACTGGAAGAAAGCCCTCATGCACAGAGCGAAGGCAATCATGATACCGGATTCGGTGATAGAAATGTTTAG